GGCGGTGGGGAACGTGCTGATCCTGCTCGCCGTGGCCGCCGGCCTGCTCTACGTGCGGCTCCAACGCCACCAGGAGGCAGCGACATGAGGTGGTGGCGCACCGCGGTGGGCCTGCTGCTCACCGCCGTCATGCTGTTCCCGGTCTACTGGATGGTCGCCGTCTCGCTGACCCCCGCCGACCGGATGCGCAAGTCGCCGCCCGACCTGTTCCCGCTCGCACCGACCTTCGACGGGTACGCCCGCGTGCTGCGCGAGCAACTGCCCTACTTCGGCACCAGCGCGCTGGTCGGCGTGGGGGTGGTCGCGGTGACGTTGGTGCTGGCCGCGCCCGCCGCCTACGCGCTGGCCAAGCTGCGCCCCCGCGGCCGGGCGCCGCTGCAGTTCGTGCTGCTGGTGGCGCAGATGATCCCGGGGATCATCATGGCCCTGGGCTTCTACAGCGTCTACGTGCGGCTGGGCATCACGAACACGGTGTGGGGCTTGATCTTCGCCGACTCGACCATCGCCGTGCCGTTCGCGGTGCTGGTGCTGACGTCGTTCATGGCGTCGGTGCCCGACGAACTGGTGCAGGCGGCGCGGATCGACGGCGCCGGGCCGGTGCGCGTGTTCTGGTCGGTCGTGCTGCCTTCCAGCCGCAACGGGCTGGTCACGGCGGCGCTGTTCGCGTTCCTGTGGGCGTGGTCGGACTTCCTGTTCGCCGCGACCCTCGACGGCGGCGGCGCGCTCAAGCCGCTCACGCTGGGGATCTACCGCTACATCGGCAACAACAACCAGGAGTGGAACGCGATCATGGCGACCGCCGTGGTGGCGTCCGTGCCGGCCGCCGTCCTGCTCGTGCTGGCCCAGCGGTTCGTCGCCGCGGGGGTCACGGCGGGCGCGGTCAAGGACTGAAGGGGGCGCCAGTGGTCGACTTCTCGGTGCGGGAGATCCCGTTCAGCCACCGGGGTTCGTGGTTGAACCTGTCACCGGTGGTCGGCCTGGCCACCTACGCCGACGACCTGCACCTGGTGTCGCACCGCAACGGGATGCACGCGGTGCTGCGCCTGGTCCCCGTGCGCGGGCGGGAGCGCGTGCCGGCCGCGGTGACCGCGGACCCGGCGGTGCTGACCTGGACTGCCGAGCGCGGACAGGTGCGGGCGGCGTTCGAGTCGCCCACCGCGCTGCGGATCTCCGGGCGCGGCCTCGGGCTGAGCATCGCGGCGGCCGACGACACGCTGACGCCGTTCACCGGGACCTACCTGTTCTTCGACCCGGTGTCCTCCGCGCCCGTGTTCACCTCCTACGAGACCGGCCACCGCTACCGGGTCACCGTGCTGGCCGGGAACGCCCACCGGTCCGGCGCGTGGTCGCTGGGCACCGCCGAGCGCGCGATCGTCGTCGGGGACGACGGCGGGGCGTGGGAGGTGGTGCTGGAGGAGCTGACGACGGCCCGCGAGCCGGTCGGGGTGCGCCCGCCGTTCGAGGACGTCGTGGCGGGGACCCGGCGGGCGTTCGCGGCGTTCACCGACGCCGTGGCGCCGTGGCGCAGCGACCGGACGCCGGCCGCCGAGCTGGCCTGCTACGTGCTGTGGTCGGCGGTGGTGGACCCGGCGGGGTTCATCGGGCGGCCGGCGGTGCTGATGTCCAAGCACTGGATGGACAAGGTGTGGAGCTGGGACCACTGCTTCACCGCCCTCGCGCTGGCCGCCGGCGAGCCGAGGCTGGCGTGGGACCAGCTCCAGGTCGTGTTCGACCACCAGACGCCCGAGGGCGCGCTGCCCGACTCGATCACCCACGCCGAGGTGCTCTACAACTTCGTCAAACCGCCCGTGCACGGGTGGGCGGTGGCCCGGCTGCGCGAACGCCTGCCCGGCGGGCTGCCGCGCAGCGAACTGGCCGACCTGTACCACCGGCTGTCGGCGTGGACGCGGTTCTGGCTGGACCACCGCCGTGCGCCCGGCGAGCCGCTGCCGCACTACGAGCACGGCAACGACAGCGGGTGGGACAACTCCACCGTCTTCCAGGGTCCCGGCGCGGTGCAGTCGGCGGACCTGCCCGCGTTCCTGGTGCTGCAGATGCGCGAGCTGGCGCGGCTGGCGTGGGAGGGCGGTGACGCGGTCGCCGCGACCCGGTGGACCCGCGAGGCCGCCGCGGTGCAGTCGGAGCTGATGCGGCGGCTGTGGAACGGTTCGGCGTTCACCAGCCGGTCGGTGGGTGGCGCTCCACGCACCACGGCGAGCCTGCTGGACCTCATGCCGGTCGTGCTGGGTGACCAGTTGCCCTCCGCGGTGCGCGGGGTCGTCGCCGCCGGCGTGGCCCGGCACCTGACCCCGGTGGGCCTGTCCACCGAGCTGCCCGACTCCCCCGCCTACGAGGCCGACGGCTACTGGCGGGGGCCGGTGTGGGCGCCGGCGACCGTGCTGGTCGAGGACGGCCTGCGCCGGGGCGGGTCGGTCGAGCTGGCCGACGAGGTCAGCGCCCGGTTCCGCGCGCTGTGCGAGAAGTCGGGCTTCGCGGAGAACTTCGACGCCCTCACCGGCCAGGGCCTGCGCGACCGCGCCTACACCTGGACCGCCGCCGCCTACCTCCTGCTGGCGGGCGACGCCGAATCCCGCCGCCACCTGCCCACCGCTCGCGGATGACCCCCGCCCACGCCGCCCGCCCGCGTCGCCCGTTCCCCCACGCTCGCGGATGAGGCCGAGGCCCCGGCCGCACCCGCGTCGACACCGCCGCCCGTCCCCCATCGGCAATCCACTGTGGAGCATCCAATGCCGGAACTCTCCCGAAGGCAAGCGATCGTGCTGGGCGCCGCGGGCGCCGCCCTGACCTCCCTCGGCCTGAGCCGCGTCGCCGACGCGGCGACCCCGGGCGGTGACCTGGCCCTGTGGTACGACGAGTCGGCGGGCACCGACTGGCTGCGCGCGCTGCCGATCGGCAACGGCCGGCTGGGCGCGATGGTGTTCGGCAACACCGACACCGAACGCCTGCAGCTCAACGAGGACACGCTCTGGGCGGGCGGTCCGCACGACTACACCAACACGCAGGGCGCGAGCGCGCTGGCCGAGATCCGGCGGCTGGTGTTCGCCGACCAGTGGACCCAGGCGCAGGACCTGGCCAACCGGGCCATGCTCGGCAACCCCGCCGCCCAGTTGGCCTACCAGCCCGTGGGCGACCTGCGCCTGGCCTTCCCCGCGCCGGGCACGGTGACCGGCTACCAGCGCTGGCTCGACCTCGCCACGGCCACCACGGTCGCCACCTACGTCGCCAACGGCGTCCGCCACCGCCGCGAGGTCATCGCGTCCGCCCCCGACCAGGTGATCGCGGTCCGGCTGACCGCCGACCGGGCCGCCTCGGTGACGTTCACGGCGTCCTTCACCAGCCCGCAGCGGACGACCGCGTCCAGCCCCGACGGCACGACGATCGCGCTGTCCGGCGTCTCGGGCGACCACCGGGGCATCCCCGGCCAGGTGCGGTTCACCGCCCTGGTCCGCGCGATCGCGACCGGCGGCAGCACCAGCAGCACCACGGGCACCCTGCGCGTGACCGGCGCCGACAGCGTGACCCTGCTGATCTCGATCGGCACGAGCTACGTCGACTACCGGACCGTGAACGGCGACCACCAGGGGATCGCGTCCCGGCACCTCACCGCGGCCCAGGGCGTCGCGTGGGACACGCTGCGCAGCCGGCACGTCGCCGACTACCAGCGGCTGTTCAACCGGGTCACGCTCGACCTGGGCCGCACGGCCGCCGCCGACCAGACCACCGACGTCCGCATCGCCCAGCACGCGTCCACCAGCGACCCGCACCTGTCGACGCTGCTGTTCCAGTACGGCCGGTACCTGCTGATCTCGTCGTCCCGGCCGGGCACCCAGCCCGCGAACCTCCAGGGCATCTGGAACGACCAGATGGCCCCGTCGTGGGACAGCAAGTACACCCTGAACGCCAACCTGCCCATGAACTACTGGCCCACCGACACCACGAACCTGTCGGAGTGCTTCGAGCCGGTGTTCAAGATGATCGACGACCTCACCGTGACCGGCGCCCGGGTGGCCTCCGCCCAGTACGGCGCGGGCGGCTGGGTCGTGCACCACAACACGGACGGCTGGCGCGGCGCCTCGGTCGTGGACGGCGCTCTCTGGGGCATGTGGCAGACCGGCGGCGCGTGGCTGGCCACCATGATCTGGGACCACTACCTGTTCACCGGGGACGTCGAGTTCCTGCGCCAGCGCTACCCCGCGCTGAAGGGTGCGGCGCGGTTCTTCCTCGACACCCTGGTCAACGAGCCCAGGCTGAACGTGCTGGTGACCAACCCGTCCAACTCGCCGGAGATGCTGCACCACACCAACGCGTCGATCTGCGCGGGCCCGACCATGGACATGCAGATCCTGCGCGACCTGTTCGACGGCTGCGCACGGGCGAGCGAGGTCCTGGGCGTGGACGCCGACTTCCGCACCCAGGTGCAGGCCGCGAGGGCGAGACTGGCCCCGATGAAGGTGGGTTCGCGCGGCAACATCCAGGAGTGGCTGTACGACTGGGTGGAGACCGAACCGAACCACCGGCACATCTCCCACCTGTACGGCCTGCACCCGAGCAACCAGATCACCAAGCGCGGCACCCCGGCGCTCTACAGCGCGGCACGCCGGACCCTGCAACTGCGCGGCGACGACGGCACCGGGTGGTCGCTGGCGTGGAAGATCAACTACTGGGCGCGGATGGAGGAAGGCACCCGCGCCCACGACCTGATCCGCGCCCTGATCCGGACGGACCGCCTGGCCCCCAACATGTTCGACCTGCACCCGCCGTTCCAGATCGACGGCAACTTCGGGGCCACCTCCGGCATCGCCGAGATGCTGCTGCACAGCCACAACGGCGAACTGCACGTCCTGCCCGCCCTGCCGGCCGCCTGGCCGACCGGGAGCGTCGCCGGGTTGCGCGGGCGGGGCGGTTTCACGGTCGGCGCGAAGTGGAGTGGCGGACAGCCCACGGAGATCACCGTGGCGCCCGACCGGGACGGTTCGGTGAAGGTGCGGGGACGTGCGTTCACCGGCACTTTCGAACTGCTCGACGTGACCACGGGCACGGCCGTCGTGCCACAGCGCCCCGAGACGGACGTCGTGGTCTTCCCGGGACAGGCCGGGCACGTGTACCGGGTGACCGTGACCGGCGTGGGTTCAGTGGTCGAGCCCGGGGTCAACTACCGGTTGGTGGCCGTGCACAGCGGCAAGGCGGCCGACATCAACGGCGCTTCGACCGCGGCGGGGGCCGGGTTGATCCAGTGGACGGTGGGCAGCGGGCTGAACCAGCAGTTCGACTTCCTGCCGACGAGCGACGGGTACTACCGGGTACGCGCACGACACAGCGGCTTGGTGCTACAAGTGTCCGGGACGGCCACCGGGGCGGACGTCACCCAGCAGGCCGACACGGGAGCGGCGGCACAGCAGTTCCGGGTGGTGGACCAGGGCGGCGGCGTGATCAGCCTGGTGAACCGGGCCAGCGGGTTGGCACTGGACGTGTGGAGCGCTTCCACGGCCGACGGTGCCCGGATCTCGCAATGGACCGTGACCGGGGCCAACAACCAGCGCTTCACCCTCCAGCGCGTCTGACGCACGAGCCCCGGGCTCCACAAGGAGCCCGGGGCCGCTCACACACGAGACGCCACAACGCCGAAGGCGCAAGCCCGAGCTGCACAGCCCACAGGAAGGGCCTCGGTTTCGTTCCCCCGTCCGGCCTGGGCGCAGCCCAACCACGCTTGGCCCGTTTGTGCAACCAGCTTTTCCGGTTGCTCAAACGGGCCAAGTGTGGTTGCCTCCGGCAGGCCGGACGGGGGAACGAAACCGACGCCCTTCCCACCCCCGGGGGCCTGCCCAGCGGCGAGCGTCCGCTTTTGAGCTTTTCGCTTTTGATCTTTCGCTCTTGATCTTTCGCTCTTGATCTTTCGCTTTTGATCTTGAGAGCGCGTCAGCGCAGACTTCGCGCCCACTCACGCAGCGCCTGAGCCTGCTCCGCCAACCGGTGCTCGTCACTACCCAACGGGTCCTTGAAAAAGAACCCCAACTCCGCCTGCACCCCCACCCGACCAGCCGAGTGCGCCGCCGCCAGCAGCCGTGCCAGGTCCAGCACCAGCGGAGCCGCCAGCGACGAGTCCAGACCACTCCACGTCAGCTGCAACGACATCCGCGCGCCCAAGAACCCCTCGAACGACACGTGGTCCCAGGCGGTCTTCCGCTCGCCCAAGTCAGGCACGTAGTCGATGTGCAAAGGAGCACTCACGTCCTCGCCCAGCAACGCCGCCAACCCACGCGCCTTCGACACCGACTTGCTCTTCGCATGCTCGGGATCGGCCAGCGTGGACCCATCACCGCCACCGAGCAGGTTGGTCCCGGCCCACGACAGCACCCGCAACGCCCGCGAGGTGAACATGGGCGCGAGCGCGGCCCTCAGCAGGGTCTCCCCCGTCTTGCCGTCACGCCCGGCATAAGGCAAACCCTTCCCCAGCGCCAGCTCGTCCAACGCCGGCAATGCCACGCCGGTGGACGGGGTGAAGTCCACGAAAGCGCACCCGGCCTGGAAAGCCGCGTACGCCACCAACGAGCTCGGCGGCAGCACCACCTGGCCGGGGACGCGGAGTGCCTCTTCCAACTCCTCCAACGACCCCTGGGACACCGAAGCCAGCGGCTCGGTGGAGGCCACGTTGACGACCACCACCCGCGCCAGCTCGTGCCGCGCGCGAAAAGCCGCGATGTCAGCGGCCAACCGCGCCGCCGCCTCGGCCTGGCTGCCGGAGAAATCACCAGGCTGGTACCCAGGCAGGATCTCCGCGTCCACCGCAGCCAGGTCGTCCGACAAAGTCGCCACGAGGTCAGGCGGAAGCACGCCGTCCCGGGTCAGAGACTCCGCGCGCTTCACCAACGGGGTGGCAGTGATGTCGTGGCCGCCGACCGTGAAAGCGCCCCACGGCGGCAAAGGGGCGTCCAGCAGCTCCGAGACGCACCCCGTGGGTGAGGCCAGCCCCGCGCGCAGGGCCAGGAGGCCGGTGATCGCGGTGGTAGCCACCGATCCCCGGCCCCCATTGAGCCACAGGCCCACGCGATCAAGGCCCACGCGATCAAGGCCCACACGTTCAAGGCCCACGCGTTCGAGGCTCACGCCGAGTCCTGGCTGCTGGAGAAAGCCGCGTCGAAGGACGCCGAAGGCGGGTCGAAGGCGTTGCGGCGGACGAAGTCCAGGGCCTCCGGGGCACCCACCAGGCGGTCCATGCCGGCGTCTTCCCACTCGACGCTGATGGGTCCGGTGTATCCGATGGTGTTGAGCATCCGGAACGCCCGCTCCCACGGCACGTCCCCGCGCCCGGTGGACACGAAGTCCCAGCCCCGCCTCGGGTCGCCCCACGGCAGGTGCGAGCCCATCCGACCGTTTCGACCATCCCCCACCTGGCGGCGGGCGTCCTTGCAGTCCACGTGGTAGATCCGGTCGCGGAAGTCCCACAGGAAGCCGATCGGGTCCAGGTCCTGCCACACGAAGTGGGACGGGTCCCAGTTCAGGCCGAACGCGGGACGGTGGCCGATCGCCTCCAACGTCCGGGTGGTCGTCCAGTAGTCGTAGGCGATCTCGGACGGGTGCACCTCGTGCGCGAACTTCACCCCGACCTCGTCGAACACGTCCAGGATCGGGTTCCACCGGTCGGCGAAGTCCTGGTAGCCCGCGTCGACCATGGACGCGGGCACGGGCGGGAACATCGCCACGGTCTTCCAGATGGACGAGCCGGTGAAGCCGACAACCGTCGAAGCGCCCAACCGGGCCGCCGCGCGGGCGGTGGCCTTCATCTCCTCCGCAGCGCGTTGCCGGACGCCCTCGGCGTCGCCGTCGCCCCAGATGCGCGGGGACAGGATGCCCTGGTGCCGCTCGTCGATCGGGTCATCGCACACCGCCTGGCCGGTGAGGTGGTTGGAGATCGTCCACACCTTCAGGTTGTGCTTGGCCAGCACCGCCAGCCGGTCGGCGACGTAGTCGTCGTCCTCGGCGGCCCGCCACGGGTCCAGGTGGTCGCCCCAGCAGGCGATCTCCAAGCCGTCGTAACCCCACTCCGCGGCCAGTCGCGCGACCTCCTCGAACGGCAGGTCGGCCCACTGGCCGGTGAACAGCGTGATCGGACGTGCCATCTCTCTCGGGGTCCCCTCAGACGGTGTGCCAGGTGCGGGAGGCGGCGCTCGCCTCGACGGCGGCCAGGACGCGTTGCAGGCGCAGGCCGTCGGCGAACGACGGGCTCGGGTCGGTGCCGCCGGCGATCGCGGTCACGAAGTCCACGGCCTGGTGGGTGAACGCGTGCTCGTAGCCCAGGACGTGACCGGGCGGCCACCACGCGCCCACGTACGGGTGGTCTGGTTCGGTGACCACGATCCGCCGGAAGCCGCCCAGGTCCGCGTCCTCGCCGTGGTAGTAGTGCAGGACGTTCATGTCCTCGAAGTCGAACGCCACGCTGCCGTCCGAGCCGTTGACCTCGATCCGCAGGGCGTTCTTGCGGCCGCTGGCGAACCGGGTGGCCTCGAACGACCCGAGCGCGCCACCGCCGAACCGGGCCAGGAACAGCGCGGCGTCGTCCACGGTGACCGGCCCGGTCTCGTCGGAGACCGCCGTGCCGGACAGGCCCGAGTGGGCCGCCGCCAAGGGGCGCTCCTTCACGAAGGTCTCCATCATCCCGCACACGTCGGTGACGGTGTCGCCGAGGATGAACTGCGCCGCGTCCACGATGTGCGCGCCGATGTCGCCCAGCGAGCCCGACCCCGCCTTGTCCTTCTGCAGCCGCCACGACAGCGGCGCGGCCGGGTCCACGATCCAGTCCTGCAGGTACTGGGCCCGCACGTGGTGGATGCGGCCCAGCTTGCCCTGCGCCACCAGGTCGCGGGCCAGGCTCAGCGCCGGCACCCGCCGGTAGGTGAACCCGACCATGGCGCGCACGCCCTTGGCGGCGGCCCGTTCCGCCGCCGCGGCCATCGCCTCGGCCTCTTCGACGGTGTTGGCCAGCGGTTTCTCGCACAGCACGTGCTTGCCCGCGTCCAGGGCGGCCACGGCGATCTCGGCGTGCGTGTCGCCGGGCGAGCAGATGTCCACCACGTCCACGTCGTCGCGTTCCAGCAACGACTTCCAGTCCGTCACCGCCTCCGCCCAGCCCAGCCGTTCGGCCGCCGCCGCGGTGCGCTCGGGGTTGCGGCCGCACAGCACGGCCATCTCCGGGCGCAGCGGCAGGTCGAAGAAGTGCGGGGCCACGCGCCAGGCCTGGGAGTGCGCCGATCCCATGAACTCGTGGCCGATCATCGCGATGCGCAAGGGTTCCGTCACGTGAGGGCTCCTCAGGACTCGAAGGCCGCGGGCAGGTAGCGGTCGACGTTGTCCTTGGTGACGACCGGCGCGTACAGCTCCACCTGGCGCGGGATCTCCACCTCTACCAGGTCGCCCAGGCTCTTGCCCTGCACCGCGAGCCGCGCCAGCCGGATGCCGTCCGCGCCCTGCGTGGACGGGTAGACCACGGTGGCCTTGTGCAGGCCGTTGTCGGCCTTGATCTCCCGCATCACGTTGGCCGAGCCGGCACCGCCGACCAGGAAGAACTCCTTGCGCCCGGCGTTCTTGATCGCCGCCGACACGCCCACGCCCTGGTCGTCGTCGTGGTTCCAGATGGCGTCGATGCGCGGCGCGGCCTGCAACAGGTTCGCCGCCGCCTTCTCCCCGCTTTCCACCGTGAACTCGGCGGCCACCCGGTTGTTGACCTTCAGCCCGCACTCGCGCAGCGCGTCGGCGAAGCCCTTGCTGCGGTCCTGGGTCAGCGGCAGCGAGTCGATGCCGGCGATCTCGGCGACCACGGCGTCCGACTTGCCCTTCAGCTTGTCGCACACGTACGTCCCGGCGGACACGCCCATGCCGTAGTTGTCGCCCAGCACGGTGGAGCGCGCGGCGAACGGGCTGTCGAACTGCCGGTCGACGTTGATCACCGGGATGCCGGCCTTCATCGCCTTGAGCGCCACCGGGGTCAGCGCGGCGCCGTCGAAGGGCAGCAGCACGATCGCGTCGACCTTGTCGTTGATGAACGTCTCCACCTGGCTGATCTGCAGGTTGACGTCGTTGGTGCCCTCGACGACCTTCAGCTCGACGTCGGAGTACTTGGCCGCTTCCGCCTTGGTCGCGTTGGTGATCGCGGCCATCCAGCCGTGGTCGGCGGCGGGCGCGGAGAAGCCGATGACGACCTTCTCGCCCGGCTCGTCGTTGGCGACCTTCGCGCCGCCCTGCCCGGCCTGCCCGGCCGGGGGCGCCGCGGTGTTGCCGGTGCAGGCGGTGAGCGCGACGCCGACGGACACGGCGGCGAGGAGGCGGGTGAACGCCTTGCGTGACATGGGTTTTCGCTCCTGTGGTGGCGGCGGTGGTCAGGCGGTGCTTCTGCGCGCGAGCCGCTGTTGGAGGAGCACGGCGACCACGATGATCGCCCCCTTCGCGACGGCCTGGGCGGAGATGGACAGGTTGTTGAGGGTGAACACGTTGGACAGCGTGGTGAAGATCAGGACACCGAAGACGGTGCCCGCGATCGTGCCCCGGCCGCCGGAGAGCAGGGTGCCGCCGATCACCACGGCGGCGATCGCGTCCAGCTCGTAGAGGTAGCCGTGGGTGGAGCTGCCGGTGGTGGTGCGGGCGATGAGCATGACCGCCGCGATGCCGCACAACACGCCGAGCAGGGTGTAGAGCAGGACGGTGTGCCGGCGCACGTCGATGCCGGCCAGGCGCGCGGCCTCGGGGTTGCCGCCCACGGCGAAGGTGCGGCGGCCGAACGTGGTGCGGTTGAGCAGCACCCACCCGGCGGCGGCGACCACCGCGAAGATCAGCACCAGCACCGGCACGCCCAGCACGGAGGCGTCGAAGAACGCGGTGAACCCGGGCACGTTCACGATCTGCGTGCGGCGGTTGGAGATGATCTCGGCCAGGCCGCGGGCGGCGGCGAGCATCGCCAGGGTCGCGATGAACGCCACGATCCGCCCGTAGGCGATGAGCACGCCGTTGACCACGCCGCACCCCGCGCCCACGGCCAGCGCCGTGAAGACCACGACCAGCCAGTGGCTGTTGTTGGCCATGCCCTGCGTGGCCAGCGTGGTCGCCCACACCGAGGCCAGGGCGACGATCGCGCCGACGGACAGGTCGATGCCGCCGCCGGTGACCACGAACGTCATGCCGACGCTGACCACGCCGATCACCGACGCCAGGCGCAGGATCGTCAGGAC
This DNA window, taken from Saccharothrix variisporea, encodes the following:
- a CDS encoding carbohydrate ABC transporter permease — protein: MRWWRTAVGLLLTAVMLFPVYWMVAVSLTPADRMRKSPPDLFPLAPTFDGYARVLREQLPYFGTSALVGVGVVAVTLVLAAPAAYALAKLRPRGRAPLQFVLLVAQMIPGIIMALGFYSVYVRLGITNTVWGLIFADSTIAVPFAVLVLTSFMASVPDELVQAARIDGAGPVRVFWSVVLPSSRNGLVTAALFAFLWAWSDFLFAATLDGGGALKPLTLGIYRYIGNNNQEWNAIMATAVVASVPAAVLLVLAQRFVAAGVTAGAVKD
- a CDS encoding amylo-alpha-1,6-glucosidase; translation: MVDFSVREIPFSHRGSWLNLSPVVGLATYADDLHLVSHRNGMHAVLRLVPVRGRERVPAAVTADPAVLTWTAERGQVRAAFESPTALRISGRGLGLSIAAADDTLTPFTGTYLFFDPVSSAPVFTSYETGHRYRVTVLAGNAHRSGAWSLGTAERAIVVGDDGGAWEVVLEELTTAREPVGVRPPFEDVVAGTRRAFAAFTDAVAPWRSDRTPAAELACYVLWSAVVDPAGFIGRPAVLMSKHWMDKVWSWDHCFTALALAAGEPRLAWDQLQVVFDHQTPEGALPDSITHAEVLYNFVKPPVHGWAVARLRERLPGGLPRSELADLYHRLSAWTRFWLDHRRAPGEPLPHYEHGNDSGWDNSTVFQGPGAVQSADLPAFLVLQMRELARLAWEGGDAVAATRWTREAAAVQSELMRRLWNGSAFTSRSVGGAPRTTASLLDLMPVVLGDQLPSAVRGVVAAGVARHLTPVGLSTELPDSPAYEADGYWRGPVWAPATVLVEDGLRRGGSVELADEVSARFRALCEKSGFAENFDALTGQGLRDRAYTWTAAAYLLLAGDAESRRHLPTARG
- a CDS encoding glycosyl hydrolase family 95 catalytic domain-containing protein, which gives rise to MPELSRRQAIVLGAAGAALTSLGLSRVADAATPGGDLALWYDESAGTDWLRALPIGNGRLGAMVFGNTDTERLQLNEDTLWAGGPHDYTNTQGASALAEIRRLVFADQWTQAQDLANRAMLGNPAAQLAYQPVGDLRLAFPAPGTVTGYQRWLDLATATTVATYVANGVRHRREVIASAPDQVIAVRLTADRAASVTFTASFTSPQRTTASSPDGTTIALSGVSGDHRGIPGQVRFTALVRAIATGGSTSSTTGTLRVTGADSVTLLISIGTSYVDYRTVNGDHQGIASRHLTAAQGVAWDTLRSRHVADYQRLFNRVTLDLGRTAAADQTTDVRIAQHASTSDPHLSTLLFQYGRYLLISSSRPGTQPANLQGIWNDQMAPSWDSKYTLNANLPMNYWPTDTTNLSECFEPVFKMIDDLTVTGARVASAQYGAGGWVVHHNTDGWRGASVVDGALWGMWQTGGAWLATMIWDHYLFTGDVEFLRQRYPALKGAARFFLDTLVNEPRLNVLVTNPSNSPEMLHHTNASICAGPTMDMQILRDLFDGCARASEVLGVDADFRTQVQAARARLAPMKVGSRGNIQEWLYDWVETEPNHRHISHLYGLHPSNQITKRGTPALYSAARRTLQLRGDDGTGWSLAWKINYWARMEEGTRAHDLIRALIRTDRLAPNMFDLHPPFQIDGNFGATSGIAEMLLHSHNGELHVLPALPAAWPTGSVAGLRGRGGFTVGAKWSGGQPTEITVAPDRDGSVKVRGRAFTGTFELLDVTTGTAVVPQRPETDVVVFPGQAGHVYRVTVTGVGSVVEPGVNYRLVAVHSGKAADINGASTAAGAGLIQWTVGSGLNQQFDFLPTSDGYYRVRARHSGLVLQVSGTATGADVTQQADTGAAAQQFRVVDQGGGVISLVNRASGLALDVWSASTADGARISQWTVTGANNQRFTLQRV
- a CDS encoding inositol-3-phosphate synthase gives rise to the protein MWLNGGRGSVATTAITGLLALRAGLASPTGCVSELLDAPLPPWGAFTVGGHDITATPLVKRAESLTRDGVLPPDLVATLSDDLAAVDAEILPGYQPGDFSGSQAEAAARLAADIAAFRARHELARVVVVNVASTEPLASVSQGSLEELEEALRVPGQVVLPPSSLVAYAAFQAGCAFVDFTPSTGVALPALDELALGKGLPYAGRDGKTGETLLRAALAPMFTSRALRVLSWAGTNLLGGGDGSTLADPEHAKSKSVSKARGLAALLGEDVSAPLHIDYVPDLGERKTAWDHVSFEGFLGARMSLQLTWSGLDSSLAAPLVLDLARLLAAAHSAGRVGVQAELGFFFKDPLGSDEHRLAEQAQALREWARSLR
- a CDS encoding sugar phosphate isomerase/epimerase family protein — its product is MARPITLFTGQWADLPFEEVARLAAEWGYDGLEIACWGDHLDPWRAAEDDDYVADRLAVLAKHNLKVWTISNHLTGQAVCDDPIDERHQGILSPRIWGDGDAEGVRQRAAEEMKATARAAARLGASTVVGFTGSSIWKTVAMFPPVPASMVDAGYQDFADRWNPILDVFDEVGVKFAHEVHPSEIAYDYWTTTRTLEAIGHRPAFGLNWDPSHFVWQDLDPIGFLWDFRDRIYHVDCKDARRQVGDGRNGRMGSHLPWGDPRRGWDFVSTGRGDVPWERAFRMLNTIGYTGPISVEWEDAGMDRLVGAPEALDFVRRNAFDPPSASFDAAFSSSQDSA
- a CDS encoding Gfo/Idh/MocA family protein, encoding MIGHEFMGSAHSQAWRVAPHFFDLPLRPEMAVLCGRNPERTAAAAERLGWAEAVTDWKSLLERDDVDVVDICSPGDTHAEIAVAALDAGKHVLCEKPLANTVEEAEAMAAAAERAAAKGVRAMVGFTYRRVPALSLARDLVAQGKLGRIHHVRAQYLQDWIVDPAAPLSWRLQKDKAGSGSLGDIGAHIVDAAQFILGDTVTDVCGMMETFVKERPLAAAHSGLSGTAVSDETGPVTVDDAALFLARFGGGALGSFEATRFASGRKNALRIEVNGSDGSVAFDFEDMNVLHYYHGEDADLGGFRRIVVTEPDHPYVGAWWPPGHVLGYEHAFTHQAVDFVTAIAGGTDPSPSFADGLRLQRVLAAVEASAASRTWHTV
- a CDS encoding substrate-binding domain-containing protein, with the protein product MSRKAFTRLLAAVSVGVALTACTGNTAAPPAGQAGQGGAKVANDEPGEKVVIGFSAPAADHGWMAAITNATKAEAAKYSDVELKVVEGTNDVNLQISQVETFINDKVDAIVLLPFDGAALTPVALKAMKAGIPVINVDRQFDSPFAARSTVLGDNYGMGVSAGTYVCDKLKGKSDAVVAEIAGIDSLPLTQDRSKGFADALRECGLKVNNRVAAEFTVESGEKAAANLLQAAPRIDAIWNHDDDQGVGVSAAIKNAGRKEFFLVGGAGSANVMREIKADNGLHKATVVYPSTQGADGIRLARLAVQGKSLGDLVEVEIPRQVELYAPVVTKDNVDRYLPAAFES
- a CDS encoding ABC transporter permease is translated as MSEDTATAPAGAPPRPRASGVTTFLASAPGRNTGLVVALVLLCLVGVATAGDRFADLDNVLTILRLASVIGVVSVGMTFVVTGGGIDLSVGAIVALASVWATTLATQGMANNSHWLVVVFTALAVGAGCGVVNGVLIAYGRIVAFIATLAMLAAARGLAEIISNRRTQIVNVPGFTAFFDASVLGVPVLVLIFAVVAAAGWVLLNRTTFGRRTFAVGGNPEAARLAGIDVRRHTVLLYTLLGVLCGIAAVMLIARTTTGSSTHGYLYELDAIAAVVIGGTLLSGGRGTIAGTVFGVLIFTTLSNVFTLNNLSISAQAVAKGAIIVVAVLLQQRLARRSTA